In Myxococcus stipitatus, the following are encoded in one genomic region:
- a CDS encoding serine aminopeptidase domain-containing protein, with product MVQKGQFLERSTLIPVGREVMEGTAHRGKRMPPLLILPPRPEEGGGMDHVLAAELAWAAAHAGFPTLRFNHRGVGASQGTRGQGDALVEDAEAAMQVLLENAGTSALAVASLHGGARVALALQARFPAVGGLCLVAPADVEPAALGRVTCPLLVVQGEADRRLPRAAVSAAVARAGGDFEVIDEAGATFQHNLPQVGRVVSNWLQRLSGG from the coding sequence ATGGTGCAGAAAGGACAGTTCCTCGAGCGCTCCACCCTGATCCCCGTGGGGCGCGAGGTGATGGAGGGCACGGCGCATCGCGGCAAGCGCATGCCTCCGTTGTTGATCCTCCCGCCGAGGCCCGAAGAGGGCGGGGGGATGGATCATGTCCTCGCCGCCGAGCTCGCGTGGGCGGCGGCGCATGCCGGGTTTCCCACGCTGCGCTTCAACCACCGGGGTGTCGGGGCGAGCCAGGGGACTCGGGGGCAGGGTGACGCGCTCGTCGAGGATGCCGAGGCGGCCATGCAGGTGCTGTTGGAGAACGCGGGCACGAGCGCCCTCGCGGTGGCGTCACTTCATGGCGGGGCGCGGGTGGCCTTGGCGCTCCAGGCGCGCTTTCCGGCGGTGGGGGGCCTGTGCCTGGTGGCACCCGCGGACGTGGAGCCCGCTGCCTTGGGCCGGGTGACGTGTCCGTTGCTGGTGGTGCAGGGAGAGGCGGACAGGCGGCTTCCCCGGGCGGCGGTGTCGGCCGCCGTGGCGCGTGCGGGCGGTGACTTCGAGGTCATCGATGAGGCCGGGGCGACGTTCCAACACAACCTGCCCCAGGTGGGACGGGTGGTGTCCAACTGGCTCCAGCGGCTCTCCGGCGGTTGA
- a CDS encoding 1-acyl-sn-glycerol-3-phosphate acyltransferase produces the protein METALSHSASQSGSLLKAEFGPMGRALGARYLESVHFPPEAEDELRNLHAKGFVVHVMRSTAWVNFLYLTWAMVRRALPPIRAVANVRPWFTKPWRQTKQSGPFPERFDYAQQQGGSALVFLRRTALLHASGKETHEDPFPTLVEMARKSDRPVYLVPELFVWEKRSARLKPNWVDVLFGSPEAPGFLHSMVAFFRNYKRAQFRVGEPIDLRAFAEQNPKDSVEVLARKVRSTLHVHLARETRAVFGPPAKPPERFIDETLRDRQLRKVVDEQAAEAHRKTESVLREARRNLEAIAAKPSPTTLAFVSPVLEWVFNRIYDGMHIDEAGLHRALKAAARAPIVLCPSHKSHVDYLVMSWVLWNRGYAVPLVAAGANLSFWPLGSIFRRCGAFFLRRSFKGDKVYAASFKAYVRKLVHDGINQEFFPEGGRSRTGKLLPPKLGMFTWQVESVLEGARDDLHFVPVAIDYEKVVESGSYSKELAGGEKKPEDLKALLSTPKVLAARYGRIHLGFDEPISLREFMKERGLNPDEDLTDEQKKGLVRALGNRVMYGISKVSTVTPHALVSTSLLAHRRRGLTQRELADRISILRRIAQEDGAPQSRELSNAPSNPETMGPIQDAMRTFIGDEMVRTQEARGDVIYQVEDDRRPEMSFYKNTLMNLVAARSLVANAMLAAGTSASYDAVKARALFLSRLFKVEFIYRVNTTFDTIFAETMERLIRMGLVLHEGDMLRVAPEPHAQPELEFLADLLRDYLESYLLAAMTLNDVAAGTAEDRKAFVRLSLETGRAEYHAGRITAAESLAKVTLENAVTYLLDQKFLVEEDKKLKLGPHATDADARRNLTDSIREYLQR, from the coding sequence TTGGAAACCGCGTTGTCGCATTCCGCAAGTCAGAGTGGGTCCTTGCTGAAGGCCGAGTTCGGCCCGATGGGCCGGGCCTTGGGTGCGCGCTACCTCGAGAGCGTCCACTTTCCACCCGAGGCCGAGGACGAGCTCCGCAACCTGCACGCCAAGGGCTTCGTGGTGCATGTCATGCGCTCCACGGCCTGGGTGAACTTCCTCTATCTGACGTGGGCGATGGTGCGGCGGGCGCTGCCTCCCATTCGAGCCGTGGCGAACGTGCGCCCCTGGTTCACGAAGCCCTGGCGGCAGACGAAACAGTCCGGGCCCTTCCCGGAACGCTTCGACTACGCCCAACAGCAGGGCGGCAGCGCGCTGGTCTTCCTGCGTCGCACCGCCCTGCTGCACGCCTCCGGGAAGGAGACCCACGAGGACCCCTTCCCCACCCTCGTGGAGATGGCGCGCAAGTCGGACCGGCCCGTGTACCTGGTGCCGGAGCTGTTCGTCTGGGAGAAGCGCAGCGCGCGGCTCAAGCCCAACTGGGTCGATGTCCTGTTCGGCAGCCCCGAGGCGCCCGGCTTCCTCCACTCGATGGTGGCCTTCTTCCGCAACTACAAGCGCGCCCAGTTCCGCGTGGGAGAGCCCATCGACCTGCGCGCCTTCGCCGAGCAGAATCCGAAGGACTCCGTCGAGGTGCTGGCTCGCAAGGTGCGCAGCACCCTGCACGTGCATCTGGCGCGTGAGACGCGCGCGGTGTTCGGCCCTCCGGCCAAGCCGCCCGAGCGGTTCATCGACGAGACGTTGCGAGACCGGCAGCTTCGCAAGGTCGTGGATGAGCAGGCTGCCGAGGCCCATCGCAAGACGGAGAGCGTGCTGCGCGAGGCCCGGCGGAACCTGGAGGCCATCGCGGCGAAGCCCAGCCCGACGACGCTGGCCTTCGTCTCTCCCGTGCTGGAGTGGGTGTTCAACCGCATCTACGACGGCATGCACATCGACGAGGCGGGACTGCACCGCGCGCTCAAGGCCGCGGCGCGTGCGCCCATCGTCCTGTGCCCCAGCCACAAGAGCCACGTGGACTACCTGGTCATGAGCTGGGTGCTGTGGAATCGCGGCTACGCGGTGCCACTGGTCGCCGCGGGCGCCAACCTCTCCTTCTGGCCCCTGGGCAGCATCTTCCGCCGCTGTGGCGCGTTCTTCCTGCGCCGCTCGTTCAAGGGAGACAAGGTCTACGCCGCCTCGTTCAAGGCCTACGTGCGCAAGCTGGTGCACGACGGCATCAACCAGGAGTTCTTCCCCGAGGGTGGACGCTCGCGCACCGGCAAGCTGCTGCCGCCCAAGCTGGGCATGTTCACCTGGCAGGTGGAGTCCGTGCTCGAGGGCGCGCGCGATGACCTGCACTTCGTGCCCGTGGCCATCGACTACGAGAAGGTCGTCGAGTCGGGGAGCTACTCGAAGGAGCTGGCCGGCGGCGAGAAGAAGCCCGAGGACCTCAAGGCCCTCTTGAGCACACCCAAGGTGCTCGCGGCCCGCTACGGCCGAATCCACCTGGGCTTCGACGAGCCCATCTCCCTCCGCGAGTTCATGAAGGAGCGCGGCCTCAATCCGGATGAAGACCTGACGGATGAGCAGAAGAAGGGCCTGGTCCGCGCGCTCGGCAACCGCGTCATGTATGGCATCAGCAAGGTGTCCACCGTGACGCCGCACGCGCTGGTGAGCACGTCCCTGCTCGCGCACCGGCGACGGGGCCTGACGCAGCGGGAGCTGGCGGACCGCATCAGCATCCTGCGCCGCATCGCCCAGGAGGATGGCGCCCCCCAGTCGCGCGAGCTGAGCAACGCACCCAGCAACCCCGAGACGATGGGGCCCATCCAGGACGCGATGCGCACCTTCATCGGCGACGAGATGGTGCGGACGCAGGAGGCGCGAGGCGACGTCATCTACCAGGTGGAGGACGACCGCCGCCCGGAGATGTCCTTCTACAAGAACACGCTGATGAACCTGGTGGCCGCACGCAGCCTCGTGGCCAACGCCATGCTGGCCGCCGGCACCTCCGCGTCCTACGACGCCGTGAAGGCCCGCGCCCTGTTCCTGTCCCGCCTGTTCAAGGTGGAGTTCATCTACCGGGTGAACACCACCTTCGACACCATCTTCGCGGAGACCATGGAGCGGCTGATTCGCATGGGCCTGGTCCTCCACGAAGGCGACATGCTGCGCGTCGCCCCCGAGCCCCACGCGCAACCCGAGCTGGAGTTCCTGGCGGACCTGCTGCGCGACTACCTGGAGTCGTACCTGTTGGCCGCGATGACGCTCAACGACGTGGCCGCGGGGACCGCCGAGGACCGCAAGGCCTTCGTCCGGCTGTCACTCGAGACGGGCCGCGCCGAGTACCACGCCGGCCGCATCACCGCCGCCGAGTCGCTCGCCAAGGTGACGCTGGAGAACGCGGTGACGTACCTGTTGGACCAGAAGTTCCTGGTCGAAGAGGACAAGAAGCTCAAGCTGGGCCCTCATGCCACGGACGCGGACGCGCGGCGCAACCTCACCGACAGCATCCGCGAGTACCTGCAGCGCTGA
- a CDS encoding type II CAAX endopeptidase family protein: protein MEDSAPTGSAEPPPLGPPEPRSPRGLALGGAALALVLFIMVGGSVQFLNAAFGIWFTEIFIFLALAWLLPRVGGWKPARYTGFTPVPRAATGFGFLLGVANFFALVVPIQFIAQKIAPEWLKEMVDGARLFEQQTPVELAIILTGVTLAAPVCEELFFRGIFQKGITPNPPESPIRALVVSAVVFSAFHLDPVGFTARVELGLLFGWLYLRTGSVWPGIGAHAANNLVSSVLFLAAKAAGSESDDADTSIQAVVGLAGLGWLALWGLFTFARRRPSLWGPEPVHGDENARETRPVPPLTKLLLPWVVAATVSLVLLVVVDRRGLALRFYDAANPLTPLKKDAAPGLQAERKALDSLREEARRGDVPLEAYQQERLRQAREHKRADPRNGP, encoded by the coding sequence TTGGAAGATTCCGCGCCGACAGGTTCCGCCGAGCCACCTCCCCTGGGTCCTCCAGAGCCCAGGAGTCCACGAGGGCTCGCGCTGGGAGGAGCCGCGCTGGCGCTGGTGCTGTTCATCATGGTGGGTGGCTCGGTCCAGTTCCTCAACGCGGCGTTCGGCATCTGGTTCACCGAGATCTTCATCTTCCTTGCCCTGGCCTGGCTGCTGCCTCGAGTCGGAGGCTGGAAACCCGCGCGTTACACCGGGTTCACACCGGTGCCACGGGCGGCCACTGGCTTTGGCTTCCTGTTGGGGGTGGCCAACTTCTTCGCCCTCGTCGTGCCCATCCAGTTCATCGCGCAGAAGATCGCACCTGAGTGGTTGAAGGAGATGGTGGATGGAGCCCGTCTCTTCGAGCAGCAGACCCCGGTGGAGCTGGCCATCATCCTCACGGGAGTGACCCTCGCCGCGCCGGTCTGCGAGGAGCTGTTCTTCCGAGGCATCTTCCAGAAAGGCATCACCCCGAATCCGCCGGAGTCGCCCATCCGAGCGCTCGTGGTGTCCGCGGTGGTGTTCAGCGCCTTCCACCTGGACCCGGTGGGCTTCACCGCACGAGTCGAGCTGGGCCTGTTGTTCGGCTGGCTCTATCTGCGCACCGGCTCGGTGTGGCCTGGCATCGGCGCGCACGCGGCCAACAACCTGGTGTCGTCCGTCCTGTTCCTCGCGGCCAAGGCCGCAGGCAGCGAGTCGGACGATGCCGACACCAGCATCCAGGCCGTGGTCGGACTGGCGGGGCTGGGGTGGCTGGCGCTGTGGGGGTTGTTCACCTTCGCCCGCCGCCGGCCCTCGCTGTGGGGGCCCGAGCCTGTCCACGGCGACGAGAATGCCCGGGAGACCCGGCCCGTGCCCCCGCTCACGAAGCTGCTGTTGCCCTGGGTGGTGGCGGCGACGGTGTCCCTGGTCCTGCTGGTTGTGGTGGACCGCCGGGGGCTCGCCCTCCGGTTCTACGATGCGGCCAACCCGCTCACGCCGCTCAAGAAGGACGCGGCGCCTGGACTCCAGGCCGAGCGCAAGGCGCTGGACTCGCTGCGGGAAGAGGCCCGTCGGGGCGACGTCCCCCTAGAGGCCTACCAGCAGGAGCGACTGCGGCAAGCCCGCGAGCACAAGCGGGCGGACCCTCGCAACGGCCCTTGA
- a CDS encoding cytochrome c3 family protein, with amino-acid sequence MLHRQNRHVLLALAALATLVGAGVAWAATARERSLAVYPAQHVPLRFDHAQHLEAGAECSTCHDAARASTSPKDRNLPGHEECGTCHDIEEGRKGKPTDPPSNCNTCHPGFDATVRKEPAKLAMPAANLHFSHQQHVEKKVECSVCHGDMKDVKLATRNQLPKMSTCFKCHDGSAASNTCSTCHPTEPSGRLRLAFDSGLLRPMQGNPLGMDHGPRFEFNHGSRASTDRMTCMQCHSETYCQTCHDGMQKPLSIHPNDYITLHPIQARTNSPRCESCHRAQSFCVACHERSGVGMDADKSLRSRNVKVHPDYRAWVELPGPQHHGIAASRDLTSCISCHREESCMSCHSELSPRRQINPHPAGFAQSCKKLASANDRACLKCHSSESLAQKGCR; translated from the coding sequence ATGCTTCACCGCCAGAACCGACATGTGCTGCTCGCCCTGGCCGCGCTCGCTACGCTGGTGGGCGCGGGTGTTGCCTGGGCCGCCACCGCGCGCGAGCGCAGCCTCGCCGTGTACCCCGCGCAGCATGTGCCGCTGCGCTTCGACCACGCCCAGCACCTGGAGGCGGGCGCCGAGTGCTCGACGTGCCACGACGCCGCGCGCGCCAGCACGTCGCCCAAGGACCGCAACCTCCCTGGCCATGAGGAGTGCGGCACGTGCCATGACATCGAGGAGGGCCGGAAGGGCAAGCCCACCGACCCGCCGTCGAACTGCAACACGTGTCATCCCGGCTTCGACGCCACGGTGCGCAAGGAGCCCGCGAAGCTGGCGATGCCCGCCGCGAACCTGCACTTCAGCCACCAGCAGCACGTGGAGAAGAAGGTGGAGTGCTCGGTGTGCCACGGCGACATGAAGGACGTGAAGCTCGCCACGCGCAACCAGTTGCCGAAGATGTCCACCTGCTTCAAGTGTCATGACGGCAGCGCGGCTTCCAACACGTGTTCGACGTGTCATCCCACGGAACCCTCTGGACGGCTGCGCCTGGCCTTCGACTCGGGCCTCCTGCGGCCCATGCAGGGCAACCCGCTGGGCATGGACCACGGGCCTCGCTTCGAGTTCAACCACGGCAGCCGTGCGTCGACGGACCGCATGACGTGTATGCAGTGCCATAGTGAGACGTACTGCCAGACGTGCCACGACGGCATGCAGAAGCCGCTGTCCATCCACCCGAACGACTACATCACGCTGCATCCGATACAGGCGCGCACCAACTCACCGCGCTGCGAGAGCTGCCACCGCGCGCAGTCCTTCTGCGTCGCGTGCCACGAGCGGTCCGGTGTGGGCATGGACGCGGACAAGTCGCTGCGCTCCCGCAACGTGAAGGTCCACCCGGATTACCGGGCGTGGGTGGAGCTGCCGGGGCCTCAGCATCACGGCATCGCGGCCTCGCGTGATTTGACGAGCTGCATCTCCTGCCACCGCGAGGAGTCGTGCATGAGTTGCCACTCCGAGCTGTCCCCGCGGCGTCAAATCAATCCGCATCCGGCGGGCTTCGCGCAGTCGTGCAAGAAGCTGGCGTCGGCGAATGACCGGGCCTGCCTCAAGTGTCACTCGTCGGAGAGCCTGGCGCAGAAGGGGTGCCGCTGA
- a CDS encoding Ig-like domain-containing protein, producing MRASGLLGLMALAAACISGCLEPGDPVYPARDSVRPRVVSTEPGSGGVLASGAVMRITFSEVMDVRSLRPGIAVFSGRDEVPLTLTAPEVPELDANVERGDVPYTVEAVASEGSPLLPDTQYTLVLRDVLTDFEGNPLNSEVRVVFRTAR from the coding sequence ATGCGCGCGTCTGGACTGTTGGGGCTCATGGCCCTCGCCGCGGCGTGTATCTCGGGATGTCTGGAGCCCGGGGACCCCGTCTACCCCGCGCGCGACTCGGTGCGGCCGCGGGTCGTTTCCACCGAACCCGGCTCGGGCGGAGTGCTCGCCTCGGGGGCGGTCATGCGCATCACCTTCTCGGAGGTGATGGACGTGCGCAGCCTCAGGCCGGGCATCGCCGTCTTCTCGGGCCGTGACGAAGTCCCCCTGACGCTGACCGCGCCCGAGGTGCCTGAGCTGGACGCGAACGTGGAGCGAGGTGACGTCCCCTACACCGTCGAGGCGGTGGCCTCGGAGGGCTCCCCGCTGTTGCCCGACACGCAGTACACGTTGGTGCTGCGTGACGTGCTCACGGACTTCGAGGGCAATCCGCTGAACAGCGAGGTCCGCGTCGTCTTCCGCACGGCCCGGTGA
- a CDS encoding DUF6265 family protein translates to MLTRSHLAALALCGAPLLACKSAPPEREAPSRTCGDSIQDLGWLSGSWIQATPPSTLEEHWTHADGGTLFGVSRAVVRGKTVFFEYMRIEARADGLYYVAQPMGRPGTDFKLVRCNSSGVLFENLQNDHPKHIRYQRPSPTQLTARIEGEKDGKPVAQDFTFTRM, encoded by the coding sequence ATGCTCACCCGCTCCCATCTGGCCGCCCTCGCGCTGTGTGGTGCTCCGCTCCTCGCCTGCAAGTCCGCACCACCCGAGCGCGAGGCGCCCTCGCGCACCTGCGGTGACTCCATCCAGGACCTCGGTTGGCTCTCCGGCAGCTGGATTCAGGCCACGCCTCCGAGCACGCTCGAGGAGCACTGGACACACGCGGATGGCGGGACACTCTTCGGCGTGAGCCGCGCCGTCGTCAGAGGGAAGACGGTGTTCTTCGAGTACATGCGCATCGAGGCGCGCGCGGATGGGCTCTACTACGTCGCCCAGCCCATGGGCCGCCCCGGCACGGACTTCAAGCTGGTGCGCTGCAACAGCAGTGGCGTGCTGTTCGAGAACCTCCAGAACGACCACCCCAAACACATCCGCTACCAGCGCCCCTCCCCCACGCAACTCACCGCGCGCATCGAGGGAGAGAAGGACGGCAAGCCCGTGGCGCAGGACTTCACCTTCACGCGGATGTAG
- the argS gene encoding arginine--tRNA ligase, with protein MSSSVYSKYRAAFAQALATALGVPAADIESQVKPAEPTHGDLSFATFPLAKAQKKAPPAIAAGLAQALSVPGLEIKAVGPYVNARFMAMPFTAEVLDTARAAGPRYGGDEDAGKGKTVTIDYSSPNIAKPIGFHHIRTTFLGHCIANIYRAMGWRVEGINYLGDWGKQFGLVAVGFQEYGDPARIEDMGHLVEVYVKANARAKAEPEFDEKARDFFRRMEAGDAEALKLWNQFRETSIRGFKLIYARMGIEFEHIEGESRYQGKMDAVIEQIAQKPGVKESQGALIVDMPYAENEPPVLLKKNDGSTLYATRDLAAAEDRYERFHFDKSLYVVAQDQALHFRQVFRTLAEMGQPWADRCVHVAFGRIHGMSTRKGQVVQLNDVLDEAKDRAAAKVKENIEAGRLTTDDPEKLSEQIGLGAIAFGDLKHKRASDYNFDWDEVVSFEGHTGPYLQYAHARVVNVLRKGGGAPATYDASLLTLPEEQALVREIVRLPEVVREAADQYEPSLIARLLLDVATSLSRYYTLGNQERDKRILVDDDALRSARLALADAARVTLASGLTLLGMPMPENM; from the coding sequence ATGAGCTCTTCCGTCTATTCCAAGTACCGCGCCGCCTTCGCACAAGCCCTCGCCACCGCGCTGGGCGTGCCGGCCGCCGACATCGAATCCCAGGTCAAGCCCGCCGAGCCCACACACGGCGACCTGAGCTTCGCCACCTTCCCTCTCGCCAAGGCCCAGAAGAAGGCCCCTCCCGCCATCGCCGCCGGGCTTGCCCAGGCGCTCAGCGTGCCGGGGCTCGAAATCAAGGCAGTGGGCCCCTACGTCAACGCCCGCTTCATGGCGATGCCCTTCACCGCCGAGGTGCTCGACACCGCGCGCGCCGCGGGCCCCCGCTACGGCGGCGATGAGGACGCGGGCAAGGGAAAGACCGTCACCATCGACTACTCGTCGCCCAACATCGCCAAGCCCATCGGCTTCCACCACATCCGCACCACGTTCCTGGGCCACTGCATCGCGAACATCTATCGCGCGATGGGCTGGCGGGTGGAGGGCATCAACTACCTGGGCGACTGGGGCAAGCAGTTCGGCCTCGTCGCGGTGGGCTTCCAAGAGTACGGCGACCCGGCTCGCATCGAGGACATGGGCCACCTGGTGGAGGTCTACGTCAAGGCCAACGCCCGCGCGAAGGCGGAGCCCGAGTTCGACGAGAAGGCCCGCGACTTCTTCCGCCGCATGGAGGCCGGTGACGCCGAGGCCCTCAAGCTGTGGAACCAGTTCCGCGAGACGAGCATCCGCGGCTTCAAGCTGATCTACGCGCGGATGGGCATCGAGTTCGAGCACATCGAGGGAGAGAGCCGCTACCAGGGGAAGATGGATGCGGTCATCGAGCAGATCGCCCAGAAGCCCGGCGTGAAGGAGTCGCAGGGCGCGCTCATCGTCGACATGCCCTACGCGGAGAATGAGCCGCCCGTCCTGCTCAAGAAGAACGACGGCAGCACGCTCTACGCCACGCGCGACCTGGCCGCCGCCGAGGACCGCTACGAGCGCTTCCACTTCGACAAGTCGCTCTACGTCGTCGCGCAGGACCAGGCGCTGCACTTCCGCCAGGTGTTCCGTACGTTGGCGGAGATGGGCCAGCCGTGGGCGGACCGCTGTGTCCACGTGGCCTTCGGCCGCATCCACGGCATGAGCACGCGCAAGGGCCAGGTGGTCCAGCTCAACGACGTGCTCGACGAGGCCAAGGACCGCGCCGCCGCCAAGGTGAAGGAGAACATCGAGGCGGGCCGCCTCACCACGGACGACCCGGAAAAGCTCTCCGAGCAGATTGGCCTGGGCGCTATTGCCTTCGGCGACCTCAAGCACAAGCGCGCCAGCGACTACAACTTCGACTGGGACGAGGTGGTCAGCTTCGAGGGCCACACCGGCCCCTATCTCCAGTACGCCCACGCGCGCGTGGTCAATGTGCTGCGCAAGGGAGGAGGCGCCCCCGCCACCTACGACGCGAGCTTGCTGACGCTCCCCGAGGAACAAGCCCTGGTGCGTGAAATCGTGCGCCTGCCCGAGGTGGTGCGCGAGGCCGCCGACCAGTACGAGCCCAGCCTCATCGCCCGACTGCTGCTGGACGTGGCCACCTCGCTCAGCCGGTACTACACGCTCGGAAATCAAGAGCGCGACAAGCGCATCCTCGTCGACGATGACGCGCTGCGTTCTGCGCGACTCGCCCTTGCGGACGCAGCCCGGGTTACTCTCGCATCGGGGCTGACGCTGCTGGGCATGCCAATGCCGGAGAACATGTAG
- a CDS encoding DUF5818 domain-containing protein: protein MKLSGRVVFRDIETGVWVLEGDDGKTYQLAGGDRKIKKDGQRIEAEGRLDSDMLTSAMVGPVFHVSSYRFV from the coding sequence GTGAAGCTCTCCGGACGAGTGGTCTTCCGGGACATCGAGACGGGCGTCTGGGTGTTGGAGGGAGACGACGGCAAGACGTACCAGCTCGCCGGTGGCGACCGGAAGATCAAGAAGGACGGCCAGCGCATCGAAGCCGAGGGGCGGTTGGACAGCGACATGCTCACCAGCGCCATGGTGGGCCCCGTCTTCCACGTGAGCTCGTACCGCTTCGTGTGA
- a CDS encoding S8 family serine peptidase — translation MRMVRWTLGGAALALAVTVAPACKSAESEAAAPPSPASLEVVDAVPHAIVVDFKDGTTKAEFDSWESDWGVDLELNSVESADEALTVAVGVDDVEGVLEKIRQHPSVESAEPLMEVRASFTPNDPNYTQQWNLRMIDMPKAWERGRGKGVVVAVLDTGIAYEDHDDFKQVPDLKGVKFVPGYDFVNDDEHANDDHGHGTHVAGTIAQATNNGEGVAGVAFEATLMPVKVLNHFGGGNTADIADAIRFAADKGANVINLSLGGGGYSQVMASAVEYARKKGVTVVAAAGNGGRAQVEFPAAYPGAVAVSAVGPDGSLAPYSSYGKELDIAAPGGDKRRGDAGGILQNTIDPRDPSRAVYASYQGTSMATPHVAAVAAMLYGAGARTPDEVEKALYAGAAKVADQAWTEQYGHGLLNAEASLASLGGGMSRWPPLYWALALLAFVLLTLRGRERPGYLNALLRPAFLVPLVLSTVGVYFVRVWFAGSDGVAGQVTQMVSLPIPDWERIIFGRGAVNPLFYSALIPIVVSLPAIGWKGLRPAVGGLALGFAGFLAYSAWAGAPALSWMPFAFLAKPWLGINTVICLVVARAMLKKGEAVP, via the coding sequence ATGCGGATGGTGCGATGGACCCTGGGAGGAGCCGCGCTGGCCCTGGCCGTGACGGTGGCGCCCGCGTGCAAGTCCGCCGAAAGCGAAGCCGCCGCCCCGCCGTCCCCCGCCTCGTTGGAGGTCGTGGACGCGGTTCCCCACGCCATCGTCGTGGACTTCAAGGACGGCACCACCAAGGCCGAGTTTGACTCCTGGGAGTCGGACTGGGGGGTGGACCTGGAGCTCAACTCGGTGGAGAGCGCCGACGAGGCCCTCACCGTGGCGGTGGGTGTGGACGACGTGGAGGGCGTGCTCGAGAAGATCCGCCAGCACCCCAGCGTCGAGTCCGCCGAGCCGCTGATGGAGGTTCGCGCCAGCTTCACGCCGAATGATCCAAACTACACGCAGCAGTGGAACCTGCGGATGATCGACATGCCCAAGGCCTGGGAGCGCGGCCGGGGCAAGGGCGTGGTGGTGGCGGTGCTGGACACGGGCATCGCCTACGAGGACCACGACGACTTCAAGCAGGTGCCGGACCTGAAGGGCGTGAAGTTCGTTCCGGGCTACGACTTCGTGAACGACGATGAGCACGCCAACGACGACCACGGGCATGGCACGCACGTGGCGGGCACCATCGCCCAGGCCACCAACAACGGTGAAGGCGTGGCGGGCGTGGCCTTCGAGGCGACGTTGATGCCGGTGAAGGTGCTCAACCACTTTGGCGGGGGCAACACCGCGGACATCGCGGACGCCATCCGCTTCGCGGCCGACAAGGGCGCCAACGTCATCAACCTGTCGCTGGGTGGTGGCGGCTACTCGCAGGTGATGGCCAGCGCGGTGGAGTACGCGCGCAAGAAGGGCGTCACGGTGGTGGCCGCGGCGGGCAACGGTGGGCGCGCGCAGGTGGAGTTCCCCGCGGCCTATCCGGGGGCGGTCGCCGTGTCGGCGGTGGGGCCGGATGGCTCGCTGGCTCCGTACTCGTCCTACGGCAAGGAGCTGGATATCGCCGCGCCTGGTGGCGACAAGCGTCGGGGTGACGCGGGCGGCATCCTCCAGAACACCATCGACCCGAGGGACCCGTCGCGCGCGGTCTACGCCTCGTATCAGGGCACCAGCATGGCCACGCCGCACGTGGCCGCGGTCGCCGCGATGCTGTACGGCGCGGGCGCCAGGACTCCGGACGAGGTCGAGAAGGCGCTGTATGCCGGCGCGGCGAAGGTCGCGGATCAGGCGTGGACCGAGCAGTACGGTCACGGTCTGCTCAACGCGGAGGCCTCGCTCGCGTCGCTCGGCGGTGGCATGTCGCGCTGGCCGCCCCTGTACTGGGCGCTGGCCCTGCTGGCCTTCGTGCTGCTGACCCTGCGGGGCCGTGAGCGCCCGGGCTATCTGAACGCCCTCCTTCGCCCGGCCTTCCTCGTGCCGCTGGTCCTGTCCACCGTGGGCGTGTACTTCGTCCGCGTGTGGTTCGCGGGCTCGGACGGGGTGGCGGGGCAGGTGACGCAGATGGTGTCGCTGCCCATCCCGGATTGGGAGCGCATCATCTTCGGGCGAGGCGCGGTGAACCCGCTGTTCTACAGCGCGCTCATCCCCATCGTGGTGTCGCTGCCGGCCATTGGTTGGAAGGGCCTGCGGCCCGCGGTGGGAGGCCTGGCGCTGGGCTTCGCGGGCTTCCTGGCGTACTCGGCCTGGGCGGGCGCGCCCGCGCTGTCGTGGATGCCGTTCGCGTTCCTCGCGAAGCCCTGGCTGGGCATCAACACCGTCATCTGCCTCGTCGTGGCTCGCGCCATGCTCAAGAAAGGCGAGGCGGTGCCGTGA